DNA sequence from the Pelecanus crispus isolate bPelCri1 chromosome 4, bPelCri1.pri, whole genome shotgun sequence genome:
tgatgcgctcccttttgtttctttatccATAAACATGAGCAACTGAGCTAAGCTTAAATTAACTAGCTGGGGTTAAATGTTTAGGGCAGCAAATTATGGCTAGCCTGCTTGCAGAGTGGTTTAGATTACAGGGGAGAGTTGCCAATCTTAGCTCTCATCATGCACTCCAAATGTGCAGAGCAATACTGGCAGTTCATGGCCAAATCCTGCATGCTTTAGTTATCACAGGAGCACTGCTCCCATGAATAAGTGGAGCAAGATTTAGCCCCTGCTCGGAAGATAGAGATGAATCACACTTTTATTCTTTGAGTACCTCACAGTACCTTCAACACAAGCATGTTCAGTGATTGATAGCCTGTGTCTAGATTGGGTATTTTTCTATATACTGACAAATACTCTCTTTGCGGTGATTTCTAGGAGCAGAGGAGTATACACTGCAGCAATGTTgggtttcttatttttcattgtgcCCTTCGTCTTTGTTTTGATTAGTTTTTTTTCCAACGGTCAGTTACTTCTCATCCTTTTTCTACATGGAGTGCTCTGAAATAATCCTGTTACAGATCTCCAGCCCTTAGCATCAGTAAAACGGTGGAAACTTGCATCAATAAACAGGTAGGGAAAGACACAACCTTCGCTTCAGGGTCAGATCCCAAGTGGTGGCACAATCTAAGGGAAATTAAGGTGTTTGGCTTTCTTGAAATGAGGTGCTGGTATCAgctaaggctttttttttttcacttgatcAAGGCAAGGGCTATATGTTAACCGTTTTAATCCAGTGTAAAACCAAAATGGGACTGTAATTCAGAGATAAATATTTggttaataataatttaatgacTACATGGTGTTATTCACGAGACCACTCAGGTGCCGTAGGATGAGAGTGGTGAATGATGAGATGAGAATGTTGATGAGATGCAGGGAGTGGCCGTGGAAGGGGGCCCACAACTGCTCGCAGCAGGTACGGTGGCATCTCCCCATGCTTCGAGACCGTCACTTCACCCAGCCTGCCTCTTTGCCAGTCTATTGCTGGCTCCTCAACTGCAAAGTCACACCAGTCCACCTGCAAGAACGACTGCATAGCTGTACAGAGCTTATGAGTAAAATGGTTCCCCTAAACAGGGGCATCCTGCAAGGCCAGAGGCACGACCGCCGAGGTTAAGCACTTTCACTCCGCAAGGATTGGGCTGCAGGAGCCCCTCAGGTTAGGCACAACACGCAGCCCTTGGGCCACGGCACCAGTGGCCCTTGTCTGAAACTCAGGGAAAGACTCGCTGAAGGAAagcggggggaaaaaacccagcacgTTTTTTAGGTCTATGTACCCGGACGACTcatggagagcagagcagagcaaaagcCAAGACTTCCTGAAGGCAACTGAAGGGGCATTTTGGTGGTCCAGTGACGGGCACTGTCAAAAACCTCAGCAGAAATTCAATGCATAAAATATGTATTCCGTTTTCCTCCTGGCTGAGGTCCACGCCTCGTTTCAGTGGCTTTGGACCCTGTTAACCCCAGATCTGCTTCTCTCTTCATGTCCGCGGAGACCCAGCATCTGcctgaggagctgcagggacCGCAGGCAAAGGGGGCAGCTTGGAGGACGTGACTGGCCAAGCCCGGCTTTCTCCGTTCGTACAAGGCTCGTGGGAGGCAAGGGCTGTTTCCTCCACCGGGAGCAGAAGGGTAGGCGCCAACGCCAAAGAGCAGTGAGCTCCTAGGAACGTAGCTGACACCTGAGCCAGTAATTTTCGGCTGTTTATTTGAATCTAACTATTAAGAGCCTAATATTATCTTTACGGAATTTTATTACCATCCTGAcctcaggcagctgctggccaaggctgtgGCAGAGGCCGGTCAGATGAGACAAGGTGGAGGACACATTTCATTTCTGAGTGGAAGCAGAGTTTCCCTCACActtattttcattctctcttttgCATTacagtacaattttttttttttttaagcacaggCGATCAAagagtcagaaaacaaaaagacttATGATTGATTTTGCTTAAGTAAAATAGTGATTTCTATTACACTAGCCTTTACTTAGAGGCTTTTGGCTGCTACAAGGAATCGATTTATTCTACTtgtcaaaaaaatcaaaatcagaaaCAGCCCAGCTCCTTCTATGCCCTGCATGAAAGAAATGCCTAGCTTATAGAAGTTAGCTCGACTTTTCTGCAGGAGAGGGGCGGAAGACCACGGGAGTTAATTATATCTGTAGAGAAGGCTCGCTTTTCATTTCCAGCGAGCCCGACTCCGACTAAATAAATAGAGCTGAAATAGGAGAGCGATGACCACAATAAGTAGCCAAAACTCCACGTGACGACAGAGGAATGATTTCCCACCGCCACCGCTTAAATATAACTAAGGTGTTCTGTAATTTTACTTCCAAAAGCCAGAGGGCTTATTGTAATCCTGATAAATTatagcagcagaagcaggagagaAGTGGGacagaagaagggaaatgttaatgcaaaatataaaattgcCTCGCAGAAAAGAATGGGGAGAGCGAGCGAGCGGTTTGTTAtcgtttatttttcttcaacatATCATTCAGTTTCAGCTGTCTCCCATCTCACCCAGATCTCCACCATTTCTCAGAAACGTCTCTCGATGGCATCTCATTCTCTTCCTGTCTTTCACCAGCGTTTCATTATTTCTTAACTGTCCCTGAAAGGGTCTGggcaggaggcggcggggagaggggggcggcggggagagggaCGAGGCTTCGCCCCACGTGTCCGCCTCATTTAAGCAGTTTGCAAAAAGCGGGCGGGGGGACGCGACGCTGCAAATGATGTTAAATGTGATTAATCTCCCGGATTCCTGGAAATCTGACATGCATGAGTTACAGCGAAACCTCTTTTATTTCGCCATGAAATGCTTTTGcataatgagaaagaaaatgtcctCTGTGCCCTAATCAACTCTGACAGGTCCTGGACTCccaaatacttttatttatggCATTATTTATCTCACCCCTAATAGCCGGGGAGGCGGGCCCGCGGCTCGCTCCGTgcggggagcggaggggagaggcggggagggccgggcggccggcggggcacGGCCGGcggggctccgcgcccgccgGAGGGGCCACAAACTTTTGGCGGCGGCTCGGCGGGTCGGGGCGgtgccccgcggccccggcgggccgcgccgagccgggggggggggcgggggcgttCCCCGGCTTTtcggcccccgcggcggcgcccggcgcCTCACCtgcccccgcggggggggggtgccgggggcggcggcggccccgccagggcccgcctccccgccccgctgccaTTAGCAGAGATTACCCTAAACACTCGGCGGTCGCCGCCCGTCTCCCTCCAGGCATTGGCGCGGCCGCCTGTCAATCAGGCcggcgccccgccgcgccggggctcCGCCGTGCCACAGAGACGAACCGCGGCGGCGGCAGACACAGccccggagcggggccgcgccgcgccgcgccgggggaggcggcggaggatggaggaggagatGCAGCCGGCGGAGGAGgggcccagcacccccaaaatcTACAAGCAGCGGGGCCCCTACAGCGTCCTGAAGACCTTCCCCGGGAAGCGGGCGGCGCTGGCCAAGCGCTACGAGAGACCCACCATGGTGGAGGTGCcccgcgggcgcggagcggggcagccCTTCCCgcacgccgccgccgccgccgagctgCTGCCCTACGCGCCGCACGGCCCCTTCCCCGgcgggcccgcccgccccgccgccgcccccggcgctgcccagggccacccccgcccgccgccgccgccgccgccgccggccccgggctccTCGGGCCGCTACGGCCcctgcccggcggcggcggcgggcggcggcgcggagctGAGCGCAGGTACCCGCAACTCCTCTCCTCCGCCGCGCAACTTCGCGGGGCACTTTGCAGCAGGCGGGAGCGGgatgggggctgcgggcggctcgcccccccccccccccgacacgCACAGACGcgcacacccccccacccccgcctcTCCCGGGAGGTGGCGGCGGGCTCGGcccccccgcggggtcccccccATCGCGGCTGGGCGCCGGGGGGACGGGGCGAGCGGCTGGGGCCGCCCGTCGGGCACGGCTGAAGttgccgggggcgggcggggccgccgtCGGGGCCGCTGCCCGGCCGGCATCGCCCCCCgcggtggtggcggcggcggcggggggtggggggtcgcggccgggccgccgccgtcggggctgtgccggcggctcggcggggcgggcggccggcaCCTGCGGGAGCGCCGCCGCTGCGggcccggggagccccggccgGGCGCTCCGCAGCCGTCGCggccggggagggcggcgggctGGGGCCGGCTGCCGGAGGGAGCTGCGGGTAATGGAGGGGCTGCTCTTGAAGGAGATGGTgattttaacagaaagaaaacagatcgGCTGCTTGCCTGCACACCGTTTCCGTAAGATGCAGCGAGGAACAGGAGAtcagattattttattatttttgttctttaaaggtGTAAGATACCGAGATGCTGAACGCCTATCTTTCTTCTAGTGATGGCTTGGAGTTAAAAACCACGTAGATCTTGATATGCAGCCTAAATTTGGCATCAGGAAATGGGAAATTGCATCTTTAAGCAGAGTACAATCAAAAATGAATTACAATAAATCCTATATAATTGCATAGGTCATTCTCTTTAATGAGATTTTATTAACCTGACTGTCAAGCTTTTGAGTCAGGCAGATATTTTATCTTCTTCAACTGATAAAAGTGTCAGCTATAAACCACCatataaatattcataaatcTACACATCTGTGGCAGCCTATCAGCATCATTCTTTTGGACATTAAAAGCATTCTAATTACTTTCTGTCTAGCAGAGCTGAAATGCTGCCTGTTATAGTATGTGCTTGGCAGGCATGATTGCTTTTGTTTGCCATCACAAATAGCAGCATCCTATTTTATATACTGATGGTCCAGAATATATTCAGGGTTTGACTGAACAGGATGAATATTATGAAGCACCATCTGGTTTTGATAACATCGGGTATATTAACTCATCTGTTAATTTTTGACACAtcattgatttatttatttagaaaaattggATCCTGTTTTGGTATGTTGCTGTTTGCCTTTGTAACAAATGTGATGACATTTCCTTACTAAACAGGGAGATACGCTAGTTAATAGGATATATGGCTATGTTTTAATGCCTGTTTTCACTCCGAAGCAGTCGTGTACTGGATGAATTTATCATGTCTTGTTACAAATAATTCAAGTACTTTACCAAAAAAGTTTAATACTTGAATAGATTGGCCTGAAAATTCACGGCTCTGACGCATAGTCCCGATATCTGTGGCAGAaggtcatgttttcttttttcttgaaattactttgtattttaaatgccCAAATGGTGgtatttcagttttttgttgttttttttttccttttgtggcCCACAAGCAAAACGCTGCTGATAAATGTGACACCtacatttctttacagaagcaGATTACGCCATGGAAAACACTCAGCTGTCTGGTAGATGATATACGAGGCCATATTCACAGCAGAGCCCTCTGGGCTTTGATGAGCAGAAGTTTGGACTTTCTCCTGTGTCTGTAGACTGTACTAACCAGCAGCTAGAGCAGGCTTCAGGGTTTGTCATTGCTTTCGGTCCTGTGCTAAAAAAGATAGTTCAGGAACTGCTGTTCATGCACTGAAGTTCTGCAAAGTCCCCATCCTGTCACCTGCACATCCAGGCTTTACTTATACTTTAGGTTCCTGTATGGGTCCCGACATACCCTTCTCTCAGCTAAGACTTTGAAGTAccaagcaaaacagaacaggagaaaacaaaccaaaaacttgCTACGGTGTGCCAAAGTGGGATTTTGTACAAGTTGTTAGCAGAGGCTGATAAAGCAAGGGGCAAGGTTTAGACCTCGTGGGTGTTGTAATCCCTGAGGTACGGGTGCTTTGCTGAGCTATGCACCTATGCTTCCTGCCTGGTGATGGAGAAACAGCAGGTGCCTTGTGTCGCAGGAGCTGTAGCACGGGTAAGCTGAGCAGGGCACTGTCGATGGTCAACTAGTTGGGACCTCGAGGTTGGGACCTCCAGGCTGTATGTATGTGGAGTACTTCCATCGTCCAGAGCCCTGAAAACCTCTTAACAAATGCGTGAGCCAATTCAATAGCTCAGGCTGCCGATGGGGAAGCAGAGGTGGGGTGTCGCCCCTGGGGAGTGGGAGCGCTTGCGTGGTGCTGTGTGCACGGCCGCTCTGCGCCTTGCCTGGTGCCCGCAGGGTCTCTGCCCACCCGGCTCCTGGGTTCCCCGCAGCAGCAAGGGGCACGGGCTGGGCCCTTTCCAGAACACCTCGCACGGTTTTCCCACTTAGCTGAGCCGTGGCACTTGGTGGGTGCTCACTTGAGTGAAGGGGTGGAGGGTGGTAGATCACAGTTTTGTAGGGACACCCACTTTCTAAGCTCAGTTTCCGAGGGTCCCCTCTTTTTGCTGATACCTCTTCATttgtgcaggcagcagtgagCAAGCTGGCTACTAAAACACCGTTCCTGGGATGTCTAACTGCACTAGCAACTTGAACACTTAATGCAGTTGATTCTTAATCTTCAGGTATGACATTTCTGGCCCCTAGGGATTCAGAGCACTAAGTTTGCTTTTCAGAGTGTGCGCCTCACACACAGCCACAAGTAAGGATGCTTCCATGTTTTTGAAGCTTTTCCTAATGGTTAGAGCTCTTGCCAAGAATGAATGGGTTCTTCCTCAGTCCCTCTCTAAGAGACCACCGTGACCTCCAACTCCAGAAGAACTGCAGGAAGAGGGGTtatgggaaggaggaaaagcaggtCTTCTCCACCCTGCGCCACGGTGGGGAAAGATCTAGCTCAGGATCCCATCTTGTAGGGGAAGATCCTGCATGAGAAATGTCATCTTATGACAAGAAATGTGGAGCTGCGCTGCAGCGTGAGCCTTCTCTCTCCTCTAGTGAATAGTGGTTACTCTGACCACTGCTGCTACAGAGTAAGTCACACGAATGCATTCAAAGCACCAGCAGATACCCATCTTCTcctgtaaaatattaattctttaTTAGTCTATTCACATTATTTTCCTAGTATGAAAACAATGTGTGTCTTTGTCTTTGGTAGCATGTGCGTTAAACAGTATCACAGTCCACCAAAGAAactccttttcctttggaaatcaTGATGTAGACCTTACAGCGTGCCTTAAAATTTAAGATGGGCattcctggaaagcagagaaagaagggCAGAGCTGTCTTAGAGGTGTTCTTCCAGTGCCAACAACCTGGCATGTTTAATGGGACCAGTTAATCAAGCTCTGTCGTGTCCAGacagaaaacaggtttttaagTGAACAGAGAAGGCGAAGATCATAATTTCGGCCTTAACCGAGAAGTTGGGAACCCTCATTTGGAAGTAGATCTATCAGATCAGTACTGAAATGGCCAAACACTTGTAGTCTTCATCCACTGGACTGGCTCAGTGATCTTCATGCAAAATGCCTGAGAAAGCATCAGTTAATCATGGGAGTGTCAAATGCTCTCAATATTGTGACTCGAGCATAGGCATCTAGAGCAGCGTTCATATCTAAAAACATAATGACAAAGTCTGTATGTGTGGACAAAGCCATTTGGGGGGtacagagctgctgccccaggaTCTAAAGTAATAATAACTATGATAATAATCCAGCAAATCAAGAAATATAATTCCTCAGGTGAGAGGACTGAAACACTGCAAGGTGAAGAGTGAGGTCATTGAAATTGCTAAGGAACCTGGAGTTTTGAATCctgctgaaaattaaataccaATGAATACATTCCCTGCAGGGGAGAATGTATGGTATTCAGACCCGCTCAATAGTTATGAAGATgactttttaaagcagctgcCCAAGGTTACAAAGGAAACTATGGAAAAGCCACAACCTGAATCCAGAGCCATTGAGACCCAACACAATGCCTTATTAATAAAGCTGTCTGGTCTAAGTATTGAAAAGATCCTCAGGTGTAGGAAAAGCTGATGTTATACCTGCCAATCTTTCCAGACATCTTTTCTGATGCATCAGTTAAGTTGTCAGGTTGAGTTTCAGAAGTTTGCTCTTACTAAATCCCTGGTTTCAGTCTGGCAGTTGGATAGCTAAGCAGCCCCATACATAGTTCAGcatcaaggagaaaaagatgtAAAGACGAATGCTACATCCAGGAGTTGGTACCTGATTTGCCATATGATATTATCTTCTGGTTGCTTGCACTCTCAAATAATCTAGTTAGGAATGTTTACACTTTTAGCAATTTAATCCTGCTCTTTTAGCACTTTATGGGCCTGATCTGGCAAGTCTGCCTTCAGGCAGAAGTCTAGTTAAAGTCGATAGAAGTTCTGTAAGACTAAAGACTGTGGGGTCTGAGACATTAGAATTACACGGTTGGTGAGCATCGTAATAATGAAAAGGAATATCACAATAAGACTTTAATAAACTGTTTACACTATTTTAGTCCAGTGGAGTCATTTCAACAGAATCCTCCTTTCCtagaaaatacatatattatgTTAAATCAATTAAGAATCATAGATCAGTGATTATTCAGTAGTAATCACATAAAACCAACTTTTTGTCATTTCTTAGTGATTAGACATTGCACAGTGCTTGCATTTCTAATTGCAGTCAGTCCATAAAAGCTGAAATCCCAGTTTCTACGATATATGCTAAATGGgcagcatttgtttttatttttttcttcatcaccAGAAATAACTGTAGTAATCATTCTCATTTAGGGTTGTTCAGGCTGTGGGTCCGTGTATCATTACTGGTGTAGAAGTCGCTTCAAAGTGGTACCCACTTCAGCACAGAGCCAGATTTTTCCAGAATGGGTGCTGAGAGCGTCCCTTGCTATTGCTGCCCAGCGGTACCCACAAAAAATCATGTGTGAATCTTTCTGCTAGCATTTCAAAATAGCCCTGCCTTGCCGtgactttcatttttatatctttGAGTGTGGGttaaagttaagaaaaaaaaccagtaattGCTGTTATTGTGTCTTTGTAGTAGATCTGATACTGAACTGAAGAGTAAATCAATACTGTCATTTCTGTATAAAATTTCAGTTACATTTTAGGCCATTATCACAGCGAATGTGCCTAATGCATTCAATTTTACAACAAAACTAATCATTAATTTTATCTTTACTGATGTTAGTGTGTATTATAACATTCTTCAGAACTAGTATTTGAAGTGTCAGGTTAGTTTTTGCCCTATTTTAGGAGAAACCATAATATTAGAATAACATATCTTATACTAATCTAATCCCTTTTCAGTTGTTTCATTCATATTTTGTCCCCTTGCATCAAGGATATGCAAAGAATGAGTAACTGTTTTGTCAACAGGGAACATAATGATTAAAATACAAACAGTAAACATGACTTCAGGTCTGGAATCGGATTATAGgattaaaatgaatgaaaaactgCTCTCTAGTAGGATTGCAAACTTCCAATCAATACCATCctgtaataattttaaagggaaaatgtgGGAAGTGAAGAAATAAGGCAAAGAAAGCATAACTTAAAGTTGTTAGTGATGCTTGAGTTTCTTGATTTGCTTTTGGTTTATCAGTAGGTCCCAGCTAGAAAGCTGCAATGTCACTGGGATTCTGTGCTTGTGATTTATATTACGTCTgttgtgctgggtttttttgcacttGCATCATAAGGGTTAAAGACAGCTGGCCTTAAGTTAATGCAgtaaaagggaaggagggacagCAGGCATGGAGGTTACGGAGGTGCTCCAGCACCCACTTgcaaagcaggcagcagtgcctgGTCATTTCTGCCCTTTGAGTTTGTAATGAGGGCAGAGGGCATTGCTTAACATTTTGGATCAAAGATGTGTTGGAGAAATCTGCCCCGGTTCATCTGAGCCTATCTACAAGGGTGTGGTACAACTCGTTAGCGTAGGAGGCTGATTGCAAAGATGCTTTAAGTGGTCTTAGGGCCGCCCCAATCCTTCACGTGCCAGCGGGCTCTCTCTGCTTGGCCCTGGGAAGCCTCGTAGCCCTGCACTGCGCCTGTGCCTATTCTGTCCGCTTCACGTCCCTGTTCTTAGGTTTGAGTCCTTGGGAGATCAGATCCTCGGGTTTTGTGCCGGGGAGGTCTCCTCAGGCAGCGCTTGAGGCTGAAAGCATTTGTATGCTGCTTCAGCCCTGCCCTCTTTGCAGAGATCTGGAGGAtggtaaaaatgcaaattagtGGCGTTTCAAATATTCTTCAGGCCAGCTGTATAACCTCAGTATGAAGTAGATTTTCCGGCAGAAGGTGTATCTTCTGGATCATGGAGAAGTACTGTGAGAAGTGCCACCTCTTAAAGGACTGAATTGTGAACGTTTCTGTTCTTTACATGTTACCACTGTGATGAGGCTATGTTTTCGTCTCTAGTGATGAAGTTAAGATAGATGAAGGTCTGGGGTGCTTAGTCTCATGCATCTGTAGCAGGTTGccttttcaaaagtaaatgCATTTGTCACTTTCTAAAAGTCAAGCCTGCCTGAGAAGAGCTCTCCAAAATTGGCAGCGCTTAAATCtaccagtcttttttttttttttttaatctcatgcAAAATGTTAGTTACATCTTTTTAGGCACCTAGAAGAACTCAGCTATGAATAagctaaaaatgtttaaaaaggcATTAATTTTACGGAGAACCTAACAGGTCATACCATAAATCAGAGCCAAGTGTCTTGGTTATTTTCCATCTGAGTCTGAGAACTGTTACAGCAGCTTGACTCGACATGAGTCTACTCTTTCTCTACTCGGAAATGAACCATCCTACTATACTATGGAGGTTTAGGTTGTAGCTGCTATTGCTCCCTGAGGCATGACACCTCCTGTCATTAGAGGCAAGGCTGACTAGTGCAGCGTGGCATCCTTATCCTGCTTCCAGAGCCAAGCTGCTGCCTCCAGaagctgctgcacagccccacaTAGAGTTTTCTGATTATGTCCAGAGCAGCTTGAAGAACTCTGCACTGCTCTCCACTGCGTGATGTTGGCCTACCCACAAACTCATAGGAGGtcagcaggacagaaaaaattCCTCTTCTGACCAAAGGAGCTTCACATTGTGCGTTTTATGCCGTTCCTTGGTGTAAGAAGAGGGGTTTGTGCTTATCACTCTTGAGTTGTTCTGGGACGTTCCTGGAACCTAACGCAAAAGGAACAGAAGCAAACTCCATAAAATGGGAGGTGGGTCATGTGAAGTGTCCCATGCCCAATGTCAAGGAAGTGCAGGaaagatgaaagggaaaaaaaacaatgcttGGAAGCCTTGTtggagaggagcagggcatAGGAAGAAGGTGtagtgcaaagtcctgcaaaAATGTACAGGCAATGCCCGCCAGCAGCTTGAAATTAGTTTCCAGAGAAATGCTTGCTTGGACTTctacttgtagcaaattgcatggaatttgtgttttcttccccattttccTGTCTTAATCCCTCTGAAAGAAGATGGCAGTAAGCAGTGACTATCATCACAATGCATTTCTGATTAACAGCAAGGGCACAAGGGCACTCTCAAAATAGAAGCAAAGTCGGGATTGTTTTAAATCACAGTGTTGTAGAAGTATTAAAGCAGAAGCCATCATTTTAATgtgttcagaaataaaatgcatgctACTGTAAACAGTTGTGTACATTCGTCTAGCTGCTACTGACTGGCATAACCTTTTGCATTAGGTTTCTGtgattcatcttttcttttgtttcagagaGTCGAATGATTCTGGATGCCTTTGCCCAACAATGCAGCCGGGTTCTAAGTCTCTTAAATTGTGGTGGAAAACTACTGGACAACAATCACTCTCAGTCCATGATTTCCTGTATAAAGCAGGAAAACCCAAATTATAGTGAAAGACAAGAGCAATGTCAGCTTGGGAAAATGGTCCATAGTCAGACGTCAGACATTTTAGACATAGAGATGCAGTATatgcaaaagaaacaacaaaccTCAGCCTTTCTGAGAGTTTTTACCGATTCCCTGCAGAACTATTTGCTTTCTGGGAGCTTCCCTTCTCAGAACACCTCATCAGTAAATGATTTTAGCCATTTGGCTGATGTGGATCCACTTTCAACCTCTCCAGTACACACTTTAGGTGGATGGACATCTCCAGCAACATCTGAATCCCATGGTCATCCATCGTCTTCTACACttccagaggaggaagaggaggaagaggaagaaggttACTGCCCTCGGTGTCAAGAGCTAGAGCAGGAGGTAATTTCATTGCAACAAGAAAATGAGGAACTTCGTAGAAAACTGGAGAGCATTCCAGGTAAATAATCCCCTGCCATATAATATTGTCAGTCAGTGATAAAAACAGTTTGGGTAATAGTTTGTTTTAAGTTCTAGTTGGCTTTTAAGGTTGTAGTCATAGTATTCAAACACTGGAATTTGTCTCCATCCAAAATTCCTGGAAAATTATCTGCTGATACTCATCCATGCGAATCATGAGTCCTAGACTAATTAGCTGTGTTCAGGATGGGATGTACTTGTAATCCCAAATTCCAAACATCAGGTGATTTGTCAGGGTAATTTCAAACATATGCTTTTATACCTAATTATTTGTCTTGTTCTTTAAGTGATGTTGCAGTTTATAAGCCTAATTCGCTTTTGGGGCTTCTTTTTTGGTTACTTAAAGAAACTGTTCAAAGTTTTGGCTTTTACCTTGAACAGTATCTCTTAAATTGATGTTAGCTCAGCGAGAAGCATAAATACATCTCCTCCcattcattttcaaatgatACCTGAAAAAAGCTTGGCAACAAGTTCTCCAGTTCAGCAATACCTAGCTGCAACTGAGGGAGAGAAAGCAGACAGGAAAACCCCATCTAATAGAAACACCCTGTGTGAAAAATTTCTCTTGCCCCTTTAAACTTAGGACTTTTCACTGGTAAGGTGCACTGACATACTTGAAGAATGGTATTGGATGAGAACAAAGTATCTTGGACCTATATCCTCTAAACTTTAAGCACAGGCAAAAATGCACTTCAAATAATAATACTAAAAGCAAACTGGAATTTAGCAAGGAAAATAAGTATACAACACACTTCTGACGCA
Encoded proteins:
- the BEND4 gene encoding BEN domain-containing protein 4; the encoded protein is MEEEMQPAEEGPSTPKIYKQRGPYSVLKTFPGKRAALAKRYERPTMVEVPRGRGAGQPFPHAAAAAELLPYAPHGPFPGGPARPAAAPGAAQGHPRPPPPPPPPAPGSSGRYGPCPAAAAGGGAELSAESRMILDAFAQQCSRVLSLLNCGGKLLDNNHSQSMISCIKQENPNYSERQEQCQLGKMVHSQTSDILDIEMQYMQKKQQTSAFLRVFTDSLQNYLLSGSFPSQNTSSVNDFSHLADVDPLSTSPVHTLGGWTSPATSESHGHPSSSTLPEEEEEEEEEGYCPRCQELEQEVISLQQENEELRRKLESIPVPCQTVLDYLKTVLQHHNQLMVPQPTDHPTEGSKQLLNNYPVYITSKQWDEAVNSSKKDGRRLLRYLIRFVFTTDELKYSCGLGKRKRSVQSGETGPERRPLDPVKVTCLREFIRMHCTSNPDWWMPSEEQINKVFSDAVGHARQGRAVGTFLHNGNSYYEGTDHPGSQDEVFNRGMQDGSGD